One window of the Burkholderiales bacterium genome contains the following:
- the cls gene encoding cardiolipin synthase, with protein sequence MQKQTLIVEANSGEAELMGDRLTGTFNKRPDVPPRVSASMFIGVLLCQFAACAALPTQKQVAREVATSSSKIEISGDKREPQRELLKQAGGDETTHLKRFVLADQAIDNGVLFAGNEVKLLINGPATYGAMFDAIRKAKRTIHLETYTLADDEVGRRFAEALLERRAAGVTVKVIYDAVGSLTSSDAYFNRLRSHGVQVREFRPVDGVDVLAFWRANQRDHRKMLVVDAKTAFIGGINISSVYSSGSGSLGERKEDGDSEWRDTQVRIDGPAAARIQELFLATWVKTGGAGAESDVRARALPKPVGHDLVRVISTTGGGDDYGIYKAYLAAIAVARERIWITQAYFLPNDEFLGALKDAAKRGVDVCILLPGFTDSRIVLQASHSNYEDLLKAGIKLYERDDRLLHAKTAVIDGLWSTVGSSNLDYRSFVHNGEANAVIFGQEFGGQMDALFRSDLKHAHQVELAQWQKRSLWKRFQERFSVLFYHLI encoded by the coding sequence GTGCAAAAGCAAACACTTATCGTCGAAGCCAATTCCGGGGAAGCAGAGCTCATGGGTGATCGACTGACAGGAACCTTCAATAAAAGGCCAGATGTGCCGCCCAGGGTAAGCGCTAGCATGTTCATCGGCGTGCTGCTGTGCCAGTTCGCTGCCTGCGCGGCGCTGCCGACGCAGAAGCAAGTGGCGCGGGAAGTCGCCACGTCTTCGTCAAAAATCGAAATCAGCGGCGACAAGAGAGAGCCGCAGCGCGAGCTGCTAAAGCAGGCAGGCGGCGACGAGACAACTCATCTCAAACGCTTTGTGCTGGCCGATCAGGCGATAGACAACGGGGTACTGTTTGCTGGGAATGAGGTAAAGCTGCTGATCAATGGGCCGGCCACCTACGGGGCCATGTTCGATGCCATTCGGAAGGCGAAGCGCACTATCCACCTCGAGACCTATACGCTAGCCGACGACGAGGTCGGCAGGCGGTTCGCCGAGGCGCTACTCGAACGCCGCGCCGCCGGTGTGACGGTCAAGGTGATCTATGACGCGGTCGGCAGCCTGACCAGCTCGGACGCATATTTCAACCGTTTGCGTTCTCACGGCGTCCAGGTGCGCGAATTCCGCCCCGTGGACGGCGTGGACGTTCTGGCTTTCTGGCGAGCCAACCAACGCGATCACCGGAAAATGCTGGTTGTAGACGCCAAGACAGCATTCATCGGCGGCATCAACATCAGCAGCGTTTATTCGAGCGGCTCGGGCTCTCTCGGCGAAAGAAAGGAAGACGGCGATAGCGAGTGGCGCGATACGCAGGTGCGCATCGACGGGCCGGCGGCAGCCAGAATTCAAGAGCTATTTCTGGCGACCTGGGTGAAGACAGGCGGGGCTGGCGCCGAATCGGATGTGCGCGCTCGCGCGCTGCCCAAACCCGTCGGTCATGACCTTGTCCGCGTGATTTCGACCACCGGCGGCGGAGACGATTATGGCATTTACAAGGCCTACCTCGCCGCGATCGCAGTTGCCCGCGAGCGCATCTGGATCACCCAGGCGTATTTTCTTCCGAACGATGAATTCCTCGGCGCTTTGAAAGACGCGGCGAAACGCGGTGTCGACGTTTGCATCCTGCTGCCGGGCTTTACCGATTCCAGAATCGTGCTGCAGGCTTCCCATTCCAACTATGAAGATTTACTGAAAGCCGGCATCAAACTTTACGAACGCGACGATCGTCTCTTGCATGCAAAGACAGCTGTGATAGATGGTCTGTGGTCGACGGTCGGATCGAGCAATCTGGATTACCGCAGTTTCGTGCATAACGGCGAAGCAAACGCCGTAATCTTCGGGCAGGAATTCGGCGGGCAGATGGATGCCTTGTTCCGCAGCGATCTGAAGCATGCGCATCAGGTCGAGCTCGCGCAATGGCAAAAGCGCTCCTTGTGGAAACGGTTCCAGGAACGATTCAGCGTTCTGTTTTATCACCTGATATAG
- a CDS encoding c-type cytochrome yields MKISALIASLFLTIPSFAYGADAAKADAGGAPYKASEEGKKVDENTYKGYSTYTSVCVSCHGRDATGGMGGGANLVEGMKKLSKENFKETVMNGRPGTLMAGFKTVPAVADNIDGLFGYLKGRSDGKIWGKSLEKMQ; encoded by the coding sequence ATGAAAATATCCGCACTGATTGCAAGTCTATTCCTGACCATACCTTCCTTCGCTTATGGTGCCGACGCCGCCAAGGCCGACGCTGGGGGCGCCCCCTACAAGGCGAGCGAAGAGGGCAAGAAGGTCGACGAGAATACCTATAAGGGCTACTCGACGTACACGAGCGTCTGCGTATCTTGTCACGGCCGCGATGCCACAGGCGGAATGGGCGGCGGCGCGAACCTTGTCGAGGGGATGAAGAAGCTCTCCAAGGAAAATTTCAAGGAGACGGTGATGAACGGGCGCCCGGGAACGCTGATGGCCGGTTTCAAAACGGTTCCTGCGGTCGCTGATAACATCGACGGTCTCTTTGGATACCTGAAAGGCCGTTCGGATGGCAAGATCTGGGGCAAAAGCCTGGAAAAAATGCAGTAA
- a CDS encoding metallophosphoesterase encodes MSTVLHISDTHFGTEQPAVVEALLRLANAQMPDLVVLSGDVTQRATRSQFIAARRFVDRLPAPKLVLAGNHDIPLYNVVARTLTPYKNYQRQFGAALDPQFESADLLVVGIKTTRRYRHKDGEVSPDQIRHVAQRLLLAKSRQLRIVVTHQPVHVTRARDEKNLLHGARDAVRSWAKAGADLILSGHIHLPFAARLSDRYGDLARGLWIAQAGTAVSSRVRHEAPNSVNLIRHESGSANEHYRIERWDYAAASTRTAHGEFVCVNVTSVDRQPCKVGDRNRDRG; translated from the coding sequence ATGAGTACCGTTCTGCACATTTCAGACACGCACTTCGGCACCGAACAGCCGGCGGTCGTCGAGGCGTTACTGCGTCTCGCGAATGCGCAAATGCCCGATCTGGTCGTACTTTCGGGCGACGTCACGCAACGCGCCACGCGTTCGCAATTCATAGCCGCCAGACGCTTCGTCGATCGGCTGCCGGCGCCTAAGCTGGTACTCGCCGGCAACCACGACATCCCGTTGTACAACGTCGTCGCGCGCACGTTGACGCCTTATAAAAACTATCAGCGCCAGTTCGGCGCGGCGCTCGATCCGCAGTTCGAATCCGCCGATCTGCTCGTGGTTGGGATAAAGACGACGCGGCGCTATCGCCATAAGGACGGCGAGGTGTCGCCCGATCAGATCCGCCACGTGGCACAGCGGCTGCTTCTGGCCAAAAGCCGCCAGTTACGCATCGTCGTGACCCATCAGCCGGTTCACGTGACGCGGGCGCGGGACGAAAAGAATCTGCTGCATGGCGCGCGCGACGCGGTGCGTTCTTGGGCGAAGGCGGGAGCCGATCTGATACTGAGCGGCCATATTCACCTGCCGTTCGCCGCCCGCTTGAGCGATCGTTACGGCGACCTGGCTCGCGGGTTGTGGATTGCCCAGGCAGGAACCGCGGTGTCGTCGCGGGTGCGCCACGAGGCTCCCAATTCGGTGAACCTGATCCGGCACGAATCAGGCAGCGCGAATGAGCATTATCGTATCGAACGCTGGGATTACGCCGCGGCCAGCACTCGTACGGCCCATGGCGAATTCGTTTGCGTAAATGTCACGTCCGTAGATCGCCAGCCCTGCAAGGTAGGGGATAGGAATAGGGATAGGGGATAG
- a CDS encoding diacylglycerol kinase: MPETKNVPTPPARLARTDPLYIVMNMGSGDRDSETAARTVNEILDAAGQRYELLVVDDPSKLGEIAERAAGLAEQNRGAVVAAGGDGTINAVAQATLRKNRPFGVIPQGTFNYFSRAHGISSDTGESTRALLDASIQPVQVGLINDRLFLVNASLGLYPELLERRETDKQKFGRHRFVAFCSGLMTLLREHRQLVLSVAREDGTENTLRTPTLFVGNNPLQLQQIGIAQASAVPHGELAAITVRPIGAIAMLGLALRGAMSKLGDSDNVYSFAFQRMTVRPWLPSGRRRVKVAIDGEITTLATPLCFRVGPSLQLLAPAPASDRRM, encoded by the coding sequence ATGCCCGAAACAAAAAACGTTCCTACGCCTCCTGCGCGCCTCGCGCGCACCGATCCTCTTTATATCGTAATGAACATGGGTTCAGGCGATCGCGATTCAGAAACGGCCGCCAGGACTGTCAACGAGATACTCGACGCGGCGGGCCAGCGTTACGAACTGCTCGTGGTCGATGATCCCAGCAAACTCGGCGAAATCGCCGAGCGCGCTGCCGGCTTGGCCGAGCAGAATAGAGGGGCGGTCGTGGCTGCCGGTGGCGACGGCACGATCAATGCCGTAGCGCAAGCGACGCTGCGGAAAAACCGGCCGTTCGGTGTGATCCCGCAAGGCACATTCAATTATTTCAGCCGCGCGCACGGCATCTCGTCGGATACCGGGGAGTCTACGCGGGCGTTGCTTGATGCCAGTATTCAGCCGGTTCAGGTCGGCTTGATCAACGACCGTCTTTTTCTGGTCAACGCCAGCCTAGGCCTGTACCCGGAATTGCTCGAGCGTCGCGAAACCGACAAGCAGAAGTTCGGCCGCCACCGCTTCGTCGCTTTCTGTTCGGGCTTGATGACTTTGCTGCGCGAGCACCGCCAGCTCGTTCTCAGCGTCGCGCGCGAAGACGGAACCGAGAACACGTTGCGCACGCCGACGTTGTTCGTCGGCAACAATCCCCTGCAGTTGCAGCAGATCGGCATCGCGCAAGCCAGCGCTGTGCCGCACGGCGAATTGGCCGCCATCACGGTTCGGCCGATCGGCGCGATAGCCATGCTGGGGCTGGCGCTGCGCGGCGCGATGAGCAAACTGGGTGATTCGGATAATGTGTACAGCTTCGCCTTCCAGCGCATGACGGTGCGGCCCTGGCTGCCTTCCGGCCGTCGCCGGGTCAAAGTGGCGATCGACGGCGAGATTACGACGTTGGCCACACCGCTGTGTTTTCGCGTGGGACCTTCGCTGCAATTGCTGGCACCAGCGCCAGCCTCGGATCGTCGAATGTAG
- a CDS encoding DUF3943 domain-containing protein: MYDTGKRRCAMKRSGTRTASRLRQAPNSISALCSAVLVLILFSSTAFAEEPAAIDTPAAQAGSARRAIATYPGAAPITFSSGLKLPQNSLIFDRRALYAQSNAAPAHAANIEPTTAIPAWGSEKSYLIPALEILGFDTLLNAFNRAYFGCCDYNTSFSSIRRNLGREWVVDRDSFSINQIGHPYQGSMYHGFARASGLGYWESSVYTFVGSALWEIGGETTPPSENDQIASGIGGSFLGEALFRMSNLWLEQGRGSRFWREIAAAAISPPVGFNRLASGQRFDGIFASRDAEYYSRVQFGVNSATQDQPGTAREAKRHEAVVDFALDYGLPGKSGYAYKRPFDYFTFQGSLSSAIGLESVMTRGLLIGTDYEVGKTYRGIWGLYGSYTYLAPQVFRLASTAVSVGTTAEWRLSDSIALQGTGLVGVGYATVSTIGAIEDERANNYGVAPQAATALRLIVGDRVSLDLTAREFFISDVSSGNRDGNDNVVRADASLTWRIYRQHAVSVKYQLSRRDIGFPGFGDRSQSRGTLGIFYTLLGRDRFGTGDWQ; this comes from the coding sequence ATGTATGACACCGGCAAGCGCCGATGCGCGATGAAAAGAAGCGGCACGCGAACCGCAAGCCGGTTGCGGCAGGCGCCCAATTCGATCAGCGCGCTTTGCAGCGCCGTCCTCGTGCTGATCCTGTTTTCATCTACAGCTTTCGCCGAGGAGCCCGCCGCGATCGATACTCCGGCAGCACAAGCGGGATCAGCCCGCCGCGCGATTGCAACGTATCCCGGCGCTGCGCCCATCACGTTTTCATCAGGCCTGAAACTCCCCCAAAACTCTCTCATTTTCGATCGACGAGCATTGTACGCGCAAAGCAACGCAGCGCCTGCGCACGCGGCCAACATCGAGCCCACGACTGCGATTCCAGCGTGGGGAAGCGAGAAAAGCTACCTCATTCCGGCACTCGAGATTCTTGGTTTCGACACGCTGCTGAATGCGTTCAACCGCGCCTATTTCGGATGCTGCGATTACAACACGAGTTTCTCCTCGATCAGGCGCAATCTGGGCCGGGAGTGGGTCGTCGACCGCGACAGCTTCAGCATCAACCAGATCGGCCATCCTTATCAGGGATCGATGTACCACGGCTTCGCACGAGCGTCCGGGCTCGGCTATTGGGAAAGCTCGGTCTATACTTTTGTCGGCAGCGCCTTATGGGAAATAGGCGGGGAAACGACGCCGCCATCGGAAAACGATCAGATCGCGTCCGGCATCGGCGGCAGTTTCCTCGGCGAAGCGCTGTTCCGCATGTCCAATCTCTGGCTCGAACAGGGTAGAGGATCGCGGTTCTGGCGTGAGATCGCTGCGGCGGCGATTTCGCCCCCGGTCGGCTTCAACCGTCTCGCCTCTGGCCAACGATTCGACGGGATATTCGCAAGCCGCGATGCCGAGTATTACAGCCGGGTGCAGTTCGGCGTGAATTCGGCAACACAAGACCAGCCCGGCACTGCGAGAGAGGCGAAACGCCATGAAGCAGTCGTCGACTTTGCGCTCGATTATGGTTTGCCCGGCAAGTCCGGTTATGCCTACAAGCGGCCTTTCGACTATTTCACCTTCCAGGGATCGCTATCGAGCGCGATCGGTCTGGAGAGTGTCATGACGCGCGGGCTTTTAATCGGAACCGACTACGAAGTCGGCAAAACATATCGCGGAATCTGGGGCCTTTACGGCAGTTACACCTACCTCGCGCCGCAGGTTTTTCGTCTTGCCAGCACAGCCGTATCTGTCGGCACAACCGCGGAATGGCGGCTATCCGATTCCATCGCGTTGCAGGGGACGGGTCTGGTTGGAGTCGGCTACGCTACCGTCAGTACCATAGGCGCCATCGAGGACGAACGGGCGAATAACTACGGCGTCGCCCCGCAGGCGGCGACAGCGTTGCGATTGATCGTCGGGGACAGGGTATCGCTCGATCTGACTGCCCGCGAATTCTTCATCAGCGACGTATCCTCCGGCAACCGCGATGGCAATGACAATGTCGTACGCGCGGATGCGTCGCTCACCTGGCGCATTTACCGCCAGCACGCAGTCTCCGTGAAATATCAGTTGTCCCGGCGCGACATCGGCTTTCCCGGCTTTGGCGATAGATCTCAGAGCAGAGGGACGCTCGGAATTTTCTATACGCTTCTGGGCCGCGACCGCTTCGGCACGGGCGATTGGCAATGA
- a CDS encoding nuclear transport factor 2 family protein translates to MENKPPLPPFTPDTAARKVRMAEDAWNTRDPDRVVLVYTEDTRWRNRAEFPVGREQVRQFLQRKWARELDYRLIKELWACAGARIAVRFAYEWHDDSGHWFRSYGNENWEFNEQGFMMRRYASINDLPIEESDRKFLWPLGRRPDDHPGLSDLGL, encoded by the coding sequence ATGGAGAACAAACCGCCGCTTCCGCCGTTCACGCCGGATACCGCGGCCCGCAAGGTGCGCATGGCGGAGGACGCCTGGAACACGCGCGACCCCGACCGCGTCGTGCTCGTCTACACCGAGGACACCCGCTGGCGCAACCGAGCCGAATTCCCCGTCGGCCGCGAGCAGGTGCGTCAGTTCCTCCAGCGCAAGTGGGCCAGGGAGCTCGACTACCGGCTGATCAAGGAGTTGTGGGCCTGCGCCGGCGCTCGGATTGCGGTGCGGTTTGCCTACGAGTGGCACGACGACTCCGGGCACTGGTTCCGAAGCTATGGCAATGAAAACTGGGAGTTCAACGAGCAAGGCTTCATGATGCGCCGCTATGCGAGCATCAACGATCTGCCGATCGAGGAGTCCGACCGCAAGTTCCTGTGGCCACTGGGCCGTCGCCCGGACGACCATCCTGGATTGAGCGACCTGGGGTTGTAA
- a CDS encoding TetR/AcrR family transcriptional regulator, translating to MQGTDSEVIHDLPPRERILLTAHELFYRDGIRATGIDRVIAESGVTKVTFYRQFPSKNDLIRAYLEYRHERWLSWFIEALQRHGSARRNTGLNALVPTLAEWLRDDSYRGCAFINSVGELGSTLPEITEIARRHKQEITDVIASLLPPSRQRRQNAQAAALAMDGAIVRAQFDETPDAALKVFERVLKLLQASTK from the coding sequence ATGCAAGGTACCGATAGTGAAGTCATACACGATCTCCCGCCGCGCGAACGCATACTGCTGACCGCGCATGAGCTTTTTTACCGGGATGGTATCCGCGCGACCGGCATCGACCGCGTGATCGCGGAATCGGGTGTGACCAAAGTCACCTTCTATCGGCAGTTTCCCAGCAAGAACGATCTCATCCGCGCGTACCTTGAGTACCGGCATGAGCGCTGGCTGAGTTGGTTTATCGAGGCGCTGCAACGCCACGGAAGCGCGCGCCGCAATACAGGCCTGAATGCGCTGGTACCAACGTTGGCTGAATGGCTCCGCGACGACAGCTATCGCGGTTGCGCCTTCATCAATAGCGTAGGAGAACTGGGCAGCACTCTGCCTGAGATCACCGAGATCGCACGGCGCCATAAGCAGGAGATTACGGATGTCATCGCGAGCCTGTTGCCGCCATCGAGACAACGCCGACAGAATGCGCAGGCTGCCGCTTTGGCGATGGACGGCGCGATAGTGCGAGCGCAGTTCGATGAGACCCCGGATGCGGCGCTGAAGGTGTTCGAGCGAGTCTTGAAATTGCTCCAGGCGAGCACAAAGTGA